CGCGGAGGGGTTCTTCTGCCTCGCCTCATTTCTCACTTCAGCCGCAGAAGGACCGGTATCGAGATCCACCCGGGGGCGAAGATAGGAAAAGGATTTTTTATCGATCATGGATCCGGGGTGGTGATCGGTGAGACGACGGTCATCGGCGACAACGTGACCATCTATCAGGGTGTAACTCTGGGGGGGACCGGAAAGGAGAAAGGGAAAAGACACCCCACCATCGGCAGCCATGTAGTTATCGGCGCCGGGGCAAAGATATTGGGGCCCATCAAGATCGGGGATGGAGCCAGGGTCGGTTCCGGATCGGTGGTGCTTCAATCGGTTCCTCCGCGTACCACGGTGGTGGGCATACCGGGTCGGGTGGTGGTGTACAAAGGGGAGAAAATTTCCTCCATCAATCTCGATCATACCGATTTGCCCGACCCCGTTGCGGAGATGCTTTCTTCCCTGCAAAACCAGATCGATAGCCTTAGATATCAGATGGAGAAGACCGAAAAAAAGGAAGGGAGGGTTCGT
This is a stretch of genomic DNA from Bacillota bacterium. It encodes these proteins:
- the cysE gene encoding serine O-acetyltransferase, giving the protein MFRRLKEDMQAVFERDPAARSKLEVLLCYPGLHALIRHRIAHWFYCRGGVLLPRLISHFSRRRTGIEIHPGAKIGKGFFIDHGSGVVIGETTVIGDNVTIYQGVTLGGTGKEKGKRHPTIGSHVVIGAGAKILGPIKIGDGARVGSGSVVLQSVPPRTTVVGIPGRVVVYKGEKISSINLDHTDLPDPVAEMLSSLQNQIDSLRYQMEKTEKKEGRVRYERSEGLQYSDPAEG